Proteins co-encoded in one Papaver somniferum cultivar HN1 chromosome 5, ASM357369v1, whole genome shotgun sequence genomic window:
- the LOC113282461 gene encoding CBBY-like protein isoform X2, which translates to MAFPTTSALTSPSKTILSRTINSSSTSFISSLPKNSIIPCYQRRSFSSSFSETSIVTLRRRGGATLKTHKGVTCSASSTLPSALLFDCDGVLVDTEKDGHRISFNDTFAEMELGVTWDVDLYGELLKIGGGKERMTAYFNKTSWPEKAPTGNEERKKFIASLHKRKTELFMVLIEKKLLPLRPGVAKLIDQAFAKGVKVAVCSTSNDKAVSAIVSCLLGPERAEKITIFAGDVVPLKKPDPAIYLLAASTLGVEPSRYTSDEDFSNADAVFDCIGDPPEERFDFAFCTSLLERQFVS; encoded by the exons ATGGCTTTCCCTACAACTTCAGCTCTTACTTCTCCCTCTAAAACTATTCTCAGCAGAACTATAAattcttcttcaacttcttttatttcttctctcCCTAAGAACTCCATTATCCCATGTTATCAAAGAAGaagcttttcttcttctttcagtgAGACAAGTATAGTTACACTTAGAAGACGAGGAGGAGCTACATTAAAGACTCATAAGGGTgttacttgttcagcttcttctacTCTTCCCTCAGCTCTTCTTTTCGATTGTGATGGTGTTCTTGTCGACACTGAGAAAGATGGTCATAGGATTTCATTTAACGATACATTTGCTGAA ATGGAACTGGGCGTAACTTGGGATGTCGATTTGTACGGTGAATTGCTTAAAATTGGGGGTGGAAAAGAGAG AATGACGGCATATTTCAACAAGACGAGTTGGCCAGAAAAAGCTCCAACGGGtaatgaagaaagaaagaaattcatAGCCTCACTGCACAAGCGGAAAACGGAATTGTTTATGGTTCTTATTGAAAAGAAGTTGCTTCCTCTACGGCCCGGTGTAGCGAA GTTAATCGATCAAGCTTTCGCAAAAGGGGTTAAAGTCGCTGTTTGCAGTACTTCAAATGATAAAGCG GTCTCAGCTATAGTTTCTTGCTTGTTGGGTCCTGAAAGAGCCGAGAAGATTACGATATTTGCAGGGGATGTAGTTCCTCTTAAAAAACCTGATCCA GCTATCTACCTTTTAGCAGCCAGTACTCTAGGTGTCGAGCCATCAAG GTACACATCAGATGAGGACTTTTCAAACGCCGATGCAGTATTTGACTGCATTGGAGATCCACCGGAGGAGCGTTTTGATTTCGCATTCTGCACTAGCCTTCTGGAAAGGCAATTTGTAAGCTAA
- the LOC113282461 gene encoding CBBY-like protein isoform X1 — translation MAFPTTSALTSPSKTILSRTINSSSTSFISSLPKNSIIPCYQRRSFSSSFSETSIVTLRRRGGATLKTHKGVTCSASSTLPSALLFDCDGVLVDTEKDGHRISFNDTFAEMELGVTWDVDLYGELLKIGGGKERMTAYFNKTSWPEKAPTGNEERKKFIASLHKRKTELFMVLIEKKLLPLRPGVAKLIDQAFAKGVKVAVCSTSNDKAVSAIVSCLLGPERAEKITIFAGDVVPLKKPDPAIYLLAASTLGVEPSSCVVVEDSGIGLVAAKAAGMKCIITKSGYTSDEDFSNADAVFDCIGDPPEERFDFAFCTSLLERQFVS, via the exons ATGGCTTTCCCTACAACTTCAGCTCTTACTTCTCCCTCTAAAACTATTCTCAGCAGAACTATAAattcttcttcaacttcttttatttcttctctcCCTAAGAACTCCATTATCCCATGTTATCAAAGAAGaagcttttcttcttctttcagtgAGACAAGTATAGTTACACTTAGAAGACGAGGAGGAGCTACATTAAAGACTCATAAGGGTgttacttgttcagcttcttctacTCTTCCCTCAGCTCTTCTTTTCGATTGTGATGGTGTTCTTGTCGACACTGAGAAAGATGGTCATAGGATTTCATTTAACGATACATTTGCTGAA ATGGAACTGGGCGTAACTTGGGATGTCGATTTGTACGGTGAATTGCTTAAAATTGGGGGTGGAAAAGAGAG AATGACGGCATATTTCAACAAGACGAGTTGGCCAGAAAAAGCTCCAACGGGtaatgaagaaagaaagaaattcatAGCCTCACTGCACAAGCGGAAAACGGAATTGTTTATGGTTCTTATTGAAAAGAAGTTGCTTCCTCTACGGCCCGGTGTAGCGAA GTTAATCGATCAAGCTTTCGCAAAAGGGGTTAAAGTCGCTGTTTGCAGTACTTCAAATGATAAAGCG GTCTCAGCTATAGTTTCTTGCTTGTTGGGTCCTGAAAGAGCCGAGAAGATTACGATATTTGCAGGGGATGTAGTTCCTCTTAAAAAACCTGATCCA GCTATCTACCTTTTAGCAGCCAGTACTCTAGGTGTCGAGCCATCAAG TTGTGTGGTGGTAGAGGATAGTGGCATAGGTCTTGTGGCTGCTAAAGCTGCTGGTATGAAGTGCATCATAACAAAAAGCGG GTACACATCAGATGAGGACTTTTCAAACGCCGATGCAGTATTTGACTGCATTGGAGATCCACCGGAGGAGCGTTTTGATTTCGCATTCTGCACTAGCCTTCTGGAAAGGCAATTTGTAAGCTAA